The genome window GCTGTTGATAGGCTACGCCCCAGGCGGCAATAAGCTCATCATCCATCGGGATGTTAAGCACTTCGCTGATGGAATGCAGCAGATTCTCACCAACAATATTATAATCGGGAGCCTGTATATTCAGGCTGACATGTTTATGGCAAATCAACTCAACAACCGGCATCAATACTGAGGGATCGTCAATATTTTCGGCATAAGCCAGTACCGCTCCCGCCAGTGCTTTCGCCTGCGCGCCGCTGCGTTGATGGCCCATGTTGAACGTTTCTTTCAGGTGGGGATTATTTTTTAACATGCGCTTATAGAAATAATCCGTTAACGCCTCTCCGTTCTCTTTTAGTACCGGTACCGTGGCTTTAACCAGCTCTTTTTGCCTCTCGCTTAACATTGATACCTCACTTTGCTTTTAGTTTATCAACGAGAAAAAACAGGAACCCGTACGCAAGGCTCTCCATGCTGCTTTAAATATAGAGCCTTTGAGCAAGTTGAAGTCTGGCTACATTGAGTATCACAGGAAGCAGGATAAAGAATAGCGCAGACAGGTCAGTCGCCACAGGCTGGCGACCGGGAACATGCTACAAGGCAGAGACGGAGTGAACGGTGTGCTGAAATACATAAGGATCGGACAGCAGCTCAAATTGTTCATCATCAGGATAAGTTACCGCAATCTGATACTCCTCTCCGGCAAACGCTTTTACTGCATTCAGGTCCTCCCAGTAGGTTGCCAAAAAGAAATGTTCCCATTCGCCCTGCGTCTCCCGTCGTACAAACGCGCCCTGATTTCCCGGCGTTGCTGTTGAATGATCAACGCCGGTTTTTTGCAGATGTCTGGCGAAACCGTCTGCGTGTTTTAGCGGGACACATCCGTGCCAGGTTCTGACGATCATTTTTTGCTCCTTTCAGGTTGTAATGGGAAGAACGTTTTCCCGCGTTAACCATCACAAAATAGCTAGCGGTGACTCAGCGCCAGTTTCGCTGCAAACAATATAAAAAGGGTGCCGGTAGCGCGATCCATCCACTGGACAAACCGTGGTTTTCTCAATATTCCTGACGCGAAACGCGTTCCCGTTACCAATACCGCTGACCACAGCGTACCGATAGCAATATGGATGGATACCAGCAGGAATGTCCACAGCACCGGGGAGTGCCCGGCAGGTATAAACTGTGGCAGAAATGAGACGTAAAAAACGCCTATTTTGGGATTCAGTACATTACCCAGCATCCCTTTTACAAACCAATTTGTTGCAATCGGATTCGTAGTGTCTGAGGTGACCAAT of Pantoea alhagi contains these proteins:
- a CDS encoding LysE family translocator, which gives rise to MSVTDSLLAFSFAALLLTLTPGLDTALILRTATAEGRKKAFQAATGINTGCFIWGALVALGLGALLAASEIAYNLLKWCGAAWLCWLGIGLIFKPRRKLVTSDTTNPIATNWFVKGMLGNVLNPKIGVFYVSFLPQFIPAGHSPVLWTFLLVSIHIAIGTLWSAVLVTGTRFASGILRKPRFVQWMDRATGTLFILFAAKLALSHR